In Opisthocomus hoazin isolate bOpiHoa1 chromosome 14, bOpiHoa1.hap1, whole genome shotgun sequence, the following proteins share a genomic window:
- the SHROOM4 gene encoding protein Shroom4 isoform X2: MERAEGRPGAPHYVHVQLQGGAPWGFTLRGGLEHGEPLIVSKVEDGGKAALSRQLQPGDELVNISGTPLYGSRQEALILIKGSYRTLKMIVRRRSVPVLRPHSWHVAKLAESRPDAPAMHCPADAFSLSWPSGCDVSELSLQWNPLSRHCSTDRSSSIGSMESLDQPGQAYYEGDPSPVDQGMYHSKRDSAYSSFSASSVASDCALSLRPEEAASADTGLQGPCKPPDGRYLTTGAEPPASQHAEAWRAPVPPQPPVRRDSLRAAPAGGGDRRRASVSVDMLSSKGRWISDMFLCQRDGEAEAVGGRTPASYPTKDRLSADQYYMLSSHPDRCPAEPLLGESTEPGDRLYPDGSVHRVLDAAVAGDNRLLSPLKGHAPHRHSAPEQLLASQLRSLQVGAGSGRASPATDGHRWTLSPLHPEGTRPGAAGAAQDPPLCPEPCCHLSPCHCCPEPQRACRQDGRGASLARGAEGPAEEESRAGGRRAGGPPHRSAQMRRRSDRFATSLRNEIQRRKAQLQKSRGPGAPPPGEEPVEEADEPPEASVPAEASRTPAERLSPTPSEDIRNPGRSGDWGIPTPDPLPIPTVPPSPERAVPTGRGRWRWSPERKLQPQLSPSPGELEGYGQGPAAPSSPPPGSDEAVLLPFADRRRFFEESSRPAQPRHGKTPGGDPGAFQPPGPDRRDARRLSVEQPYCSPSPGHPGSASPYTERCREQPPCYKPLGRPGELEYLRGFSYPYGGPLHPDPCRYCGGDLCPPPLPRSHTCRCHPQPWARCPDCCCPAPHPGREESDAWPPRRAFALEFPLDEWEPPAITRKASQSVSELSHHQLGFPRLGPFRPCFENAEPEWPPCYRATSTHDLSWDGDRLARSPESPLDPLHRPLRGRAFSESHLNLEPASPRARDRRDLVRAKLDPSGDPRKKPPPPPRPPPPNWEKYRQRRMSQRLPDGSGHSSAFTGPVPTRSVVEAVRERSQSLAGEQGGQPRGHAACSPAPLGAWPRPEPAGSLRRTPEPDAGSAEIRRAAAAGEEWPRAKHLWEKEEQPQRLGRNPERGWAGPRGLGECPGTPEAPKPGPRAVAGASCQGSRPQARHVDSEKLPWDVAGREHSLAGILAPSAALAATATEVMGELLVVGERQAWREHFQQDWRMEALAQDRQGFEPISPPPGSTANSSSCPAYYGTAAGRAEPLGKMKELPEVVEGSSEEEEVDRELVEKKLIESLSRKLAVLREAQRGLQEDISANGVLGEDVAARLQALCTPGEFDKYRLFVGDLDKVVNLLLSLSGRLARVETALGSLGPHAPAEDKVALQEKQRLLVAQLEDAKELKEHMGRREEAVGAMVARYLPTEHLQDYQHFIKMKSALIAEQRELEEKIKLGQEQLRCLRESLGQAPKSC; this comes from the exons GTGGAGGACGGGGGCAAGGCCGCGCTGTCCCGCCAGCTGCAGCCGGGCGATGAGCTGGTGAACATCAGCGGGACGCCGCTGTACGGGTCCCGTCAGGAGGCCCTGATCCTCATCAAGGGCTCCTACCGCACCCTCAAGATGATCGTCCGCAG GAGGAGCGTGCCCGTCCTCCGGCCCCATTCCTGGCACGTGGCCAAGCTTGCCGAAAGCCGCCCCGACGCCCCCGCCATGCACTGCCCCGCTGATGCCTTCAGCCTTTCCTGGCCCTCGGGGTGTGATGTCAG CGAGCTGTCCCTGCAGTGGAACCCGCTGTCCCGGCACTGCAGCACTGACCGGAGCAGCTCCATCGGGAGCATGGAGAGCCTGGACCAGCCTGGCCAGGCCTACTATGAAGGGGACCCCTCACCCGTTGACCAGGGCATGTACCACAGCAAGCGGGACTCAGCCTACAGCTCCTTCTCCGCCAGCTCCGTCGCCTCTGACTGCGCCCTCTCCCTCCGCCCCGAGGAGGCTGCCTCCGCCGACACCGGCCTCCAAGGACCCTGCAAGCCACCTGACGGGCGGTACCTGACCACGGGGGCTGAGCCGCCTGCCAGCCAGCACGCTGAGGCCTGGCGGGCgcctgtgcccccccagccccccgtcaGGAGGGACAGCCTGCGAGCAGCCCCGGCTGGTGGAGGGGACAGGCGCCGGGCGTCGGTGTCGGTGGACATGCTGAGCTCCAAAGGCCGGTGGATCTCTGACATGTTTCTCTGCCAGCGGGACGGGGAGGCAGAGGCAGTGGGTGGGAGGACGCCGGCGTCGTACCCCACAAAAGACCGTCTCTCTGCTGACCAGTATTACATGCTGAGCTCTCACCCGGACCGGTGCCCTGCTGAGCCGCTCCTGGGGGAGAGCACGGAGCCTGGTGACCGGCTGTACCCGGATGGCAGTGTGCACCGAGTGCTGGATGCTGCGGTGGCAGGTGACAACCGGCTGCTCTCCCCCCTCAAGGGCCACGCGCCGCACCGGCACAGCGCTCCTGAGCAGCTGCTGGCCTCCCAGCTCCGCTCCCTCCAGGTGGGCGCTGGCAGCGGGCGAGCCTCGCCGGCCACTGACGGGCACCGCTGGACCCTTTCCCCGCTGCACCCTGAGGGCACccggccgggggccgcgggggctgCCCAGGACCCCCCGCTCTGCCCAGAGCCGTGCTGCCACCTGTCACCCTGCCACTGCTGTCCCGAGCCTCAGCGAGCCTGCAGGCAGGATGGACGGGGGGCCAGCCTGGCGCGCGGTGCTGAGGGGCCAGCAGAGGAAGAGAGccgggcggggggccggcgggctgggggtcccccacACCGCTCTGCCCAGATGCGCCGCCGCAGCGACCGCTTCGCCACCAGCCTGCGCAATGAGATCCAGCGGCGCAAggcccagctgcagaagagccGGGGTCCCGGTGCCCCACCGCCTGGTGAGGAGCCAGTAGAGGAGGCAGACGAGCCCCCTGAGGCCAGCGTGCCGGCAGAGGCATCCCGCACCCCGGCCGAGCGTCTCAGCCCCACGCCGAGCGAGGACATCAGGAACCCCGGCCGCTCGGGGGACTGGGGTATCCCCACCCCTGACCCGCTGCCCATCCCCACAGTGCCCCCGTCCCCCGAGCGGGCTGTGCCGACGGGTCGGGGCCGCTGGCGCTGGTCCCCGGAGCGCAAGCTGCAGCCGCAGCTCTCGCCCAGCCCCGGCGAGCTGGAGGGCTACGGCCAAGGGCCGGCGgcccccagctccccgccgccAGGCAGCGATGAGGCCGTCCTGCTGCCCTTCGCTGACCGCCGACGGTTCTTCGAGGAGAGCAGCcggcccgcgcagccccggcaTGGCAAGACCCCGGGGGGTGATCCTGGTGCCTTCCAGCCCCCGGGCCCTGATCGCCGCGACGCCCGCCGCCTCTCTGTGGAGCAGCCCTACTGCTCCCCATCGCCCGGCCAccctggctctgccagcccctACACCGAGCGCTGTCGGGAGCAGCCCCCCTGCTACAAGCCGCTGGGGAGGCCGGGGGAGCTGGAATACCTGCGGGGCTTCTCCTACCCCTACGGGGGTCCCCTGCACCCCGACCCTTGCCGCTACTGCGGGGGGGACCTGtgtcccccgccgctgccccgcagcCACACCTGCCgctgccacccccagccctgggcGCGCTGCCCCGACTGCTGCTGCCCGGCCCCCCACCCTGGGCGGGAGGAGAGTGATGCCTGGCCCCCCCGGAGAGCTTTTGCCCTG GAATTTCCTCTGGATGAGTGGGAACCGCCGGCGATAACCAGGAAAGCCAGCCAGTCCGTCAG tgagctctcCCACCACCAACTGGGCTTCCCGAGGCTCGGCCCCTTCCGCCCCTGCTTTGAGAATGCAGAGCCGGAGTGGCCACCCTGCTACCGGGCCACGTCCACGCACGACCTCTCGTGGGATGGTGACCGCCTGGCCCGCTCCCCCGAGAGCCCTCTGGACCCCCTGCATCGCCCACTGCGGGGAAGAGCCTTCTCTGAGAGCCACCTCAACCTGGAGCCTGCCAGTCCCAGGGCTCGCGACCGGAGGGACCTTGTCCGTGCCAAGCTGGACCCCTCCGGTGACCCCAGAAagaagccccccccccctccccgcccgcctcctCCGAACTGGGAGAAGTACAGGCAGCGCCGGATGTCCCAGCGCCTGCCAGATGGttctgggcacagctctgcctTCACCGGCCCGGTGCCAACCCGCAGCGTTGTTGAGGCCGTGCGCGAGCGGTCACAGAGCctcgctggggagcaggggggccaGCCCCGGGGACACGCTGCGTGCTCCCCTGCCCCGCTGGGCGCCTGGCCCCGACCCGAACCCGCCGGATCGCTCCGCAGGACGCCTGAGCCCGATGCTGGCAGCGCCGAGATTCGCAG GGCGGCGGCAGCCGGGGAGGAATGGCCAAGGGCGAAGCACCTctgggagaaggaggagcagCCCCAAAGGCTCGGCCGGAacccggagcggggctgggctggccccCGCGGGCTGGGTGAGTGCCCCGGCACCCCGGAGGCACCCAAGCCTGGCCCCAGAGCGGTGGCGGGGGCGAGCTGCCAGGGCAGCCGGCCCCAGGCCCGCCATGTGGACTCGGAGAAGCTGCCGTGGGACGTGGCGGGCAGGGAGCACTCCCTGGCTGGCATCCTGGCCCCCTCGGCCGCCCTCGCGGCCACCGCCACCGAGGTGATGGgcgagctgctggtggtgggcgaGCGGCAGGCCTGGCGGGAGCATTTCCAGCAGGACTGGCGCATGGAGGCCCTGGCGCAGGACAG gcaggGCTTCGAGCCCATCTCACCGCCCCCCGGGAGCACTGCCAactccagctcctgcccagcgTATTACGGGACGGCAGCCGGCAGAGCCGAGCCGCTCGGCAAGATGAAGGAGCTGCCAGAGGTGGTGGAGGGGagctcggaggaggaggaggtggaccGCGAGCTGGTGGAGAAGAAG CTGATCGAGAGCCTGAGCCGCAAGCTGGCGGTGCTGCGGGAGGCACAGCGGGGTCTGCAGGAGGACATCAGCGCCAACGGTGTGCTGGGCGAGGACGTGGCTGCCCGCCTGCAAGCCCTCTGCACGCCGGGGGAGTTCGACAAGTACCGCCTCTTCGTGGGCGACCTGGACAAGGTGGTCaacctcctgctctccctctcGGGGCGCCTGGCCCGGGTGGagaccgccctgggcagcctggggccgCACGCCCCCGCCGAGGACAAG GTGGCCCTGCAGGAGAAGCAGCGGCTGCTGGTGGCGCAGCTGGAGGACGCCAAGGAGCTGAAGGAGCACATGGGGCGGCGGGAGGAAGCGGTGGGCGCCATGGTGGCGCGGTACCTGCCCACCGAACACCTCCAGGACTACCAGCACTTCATCAAGATGAAGTCGGCCCTCATCGCCGAGcagcgggagctggaggagaagatCAAGCTGGGCCAGGAGCAGCTCCGCTGCCTGCGTGAGAGCCTTGGCCAGGCCCCGAAGAGCTGCTAg
- the SHROOM4 gene encoding protein Shroom4 isoform X3: protein MERAEGRPGAPHYVHVQLQGGAPWGFTLRGGLEHGEPLIVSKVEDGGKAALSRQLQPGDELVNISGTPLYGSRQEALILIKGSYRTLKMIVRRRSVPVLRPHSWHVAKLAESRPDAPAMHCPADAFSLSWPSGCDVSTDRSSSIGSMESLDQPGQAYYEGDPSPVDQGMYHSKRDSAYSSFSASSVASDCALSLRPEEAASADTGLQGPCKPPDGRYLTTGAEPPASQHAEAWRAPVPPQPPVRRDSLRAAPAGGGDRRRASVSVDMLSSKGRWISDMFLCQRDGEAEAVGGRTPASYPTKDRLSADQYYMLSSHPDRCPAEPLLGESTEPGDRLYPDGSVHRVLDAAVAGDNRLLSPLKGHAPHRHSAPEQLLASQLRSLQVGAGSGRASPATDGHRWTLSPLHPEGTRPGAAGAAQDPPLCPEPCCHLSPCHCCPEPQRACRQDGRGASLARGAEGPAEEESRAGGRRAGGPPHRSAQMRRRSDRFATSLRNEIQRRKAQLQKSRGPGAPPPGEEPVEEADEPPEASVPAEASRTPAERLSPTPSEDIRNPGRSGDWGIPTPDPLPIPTVPPSPERAVPTGRGRWRWSPERKLQPQLSPSPGELEGYGQGPAAPSSPPPGSDEAVLLPFADRRRFFEESSRPAQPRHGKTPGGDPGAFQPPGPDRRDARRLSVEQPYCSPSPGHPGSASPYTERCREQPPCYKPLGRPGELEYLRGFSYPYGGPLHPDPCRYCGGDLCPPPLPRSHTCRCHPQPWARCPDCCCPAPHPGREESDAWPPRRAFALEFPLDEWEPPAITRKASQSVSELSHHQLGFPRLGPFRPCFENAEPEWPPCYRATSTHDLSWDGDRLARSPESPLDPLHRPLRGRAFSESHLNLEPASPRARDRRDLVRAKLDPSGDPRKKPPPPPRPPPPNWEKYRQRRMSQRLPDGSGHSSAFTGPVPTRSVVEAVRERSQSLAGEQGGQPRGHAACSPAPLGAWPRPEPAGSLRRTPEPDAGSAEIRRAAAAGEEWPRAKHLWEKEEQPQRLGRNPERGWAGPRGLGECPGTPEAPKPGPRAVAGASCQGSRPQARHVDSEKLPWDVAGREHSLAGILAPSAALAATATEVMGELLVVGERQAWREHFQQDWRMEALAQDRQGFEPISPPPGSTANSSSCPAYYGTAAGRAEPLGKMKELPEVVEGSSEEEEVDRELVEKKLQLIESLSRKLAVLREAQRGLQEDISANGVLGEDVAARLQALCTPGEFDKYRLFVGDLDKVVNLLLSLSGRLARVETALGSLGPHAPAEDKVALQEKQRLLVAQLEDAKELKEHMGRREEAVGAMVARYLPTEHLQDYQHFIKMKSALIAEQRELEEKIKLGQEQLRCLRESLGQAPKSC from the exons GTGGAGGACGGGGGCAAGGCCGCGCTGTCCCGCCAGCTGCAGCCGGGCGATGAGCTGGTGAACATCAGCGGGACGCCGCTGTACGGGTCCCGTCAGGAGGCCCTGATCCTCATCAAGGGCTCCTACCGCACCCTCAAGATGATCGTCCGCAG GAGGAGCGTGCCCGTCCTCCGGCCCCATTCCTGGCACGTGGCCAAGCTTGCCGAAAGCCGCCCCGACGCCCCCGCCATGCACTGCCCCGCTGATGCCTTCAGCCTTTCCTGGCCCTCGGGGTGTGATGTCAG CACTGACCGGAGCAGCTCCATCGGGAGCATGGAGAGCCTGGACCAGCCTGGCCAGGCCTACTATGAAGGGGACCCCTCACCCGTTGACCAGGGCATGTACCACAGCAAGCGGGACTCAGCCTACAGCTCCTTCTCCGCCAGCTCCGTCGCCTCTGACTGCGCCCTCTCCCTCCGCCCCGAGGAGGCTGCCTCCGCCGACACCGGCCTCCAAGGACCCTGCAAGCCACCTGACGGGCGGTACCTGACCACGGGGGCTGAGCCGCCTGCCAGCCAGCACGCTGAGGCCTGGCGGGCgcctgtgcccccccagccccccgtcaGGAGGGACAGCCTGCGAGCAGCCCCGGCTGGTGGAGGGGACAGGCGCCGGGCGTCGGTGTCGGTGGACATGCTGAGCTCCAAAGGCCGGTGGATCTCTGACATGTTTCTCTGCCAGCGGGACGGGGAGGCAGAGGCAGTGGGTGGGAGGACGCCGGCGTCGTACCCCACAAAAGACCGTCTCTCTGCTGACCAGTATTACATGCTGAGCTCTCACCCGGACCGGTGCCCTGCTGAGCCGCTCCTGGGGGAGAGCACGGAGCCTGGTGACCGGCTGTACCCGGATGGCAGTGTGCACCGAGTGCTGGATGCTGCGGTGGCAGGTGACAACCGGCTGCTCTCCCCCCTCAAGGGCCACGCGCCGCACCGGCACAGCGCTCCTGAGCAGCTGCTGGCCTCCCAGCTCCGCTCCCTCCAGGTGGGCGCTGGCAGCGGGCGAGCCTCGCCGGCCACTGACGGGCACCGCTGGACCCTTTCCCCGCTGCACCCTGAGGGCACccggccgggggccgcgggggctgCCCAGGACCCCCCGCTCTGCCCAGAGCCGTGCTGCCACCTGTCACCCTGCCACTGCTGTCCCGAGCCTCAGCGAGCCTGCAGGCAGGATGGACGGGGGGCCAGCCTGGCGCGCGGTGCTGAGGGGCCAGCAGAGGAAGAGAGccgggcggggggccggcgggctgggggtcccccacACCGCTCTGCCCAGATGCGCCGCCGCAGCGACCGCTTCGCCACCAGCCTGCGCAATGAGATCCAGCGGCGCAAggcccagctgcagaagagccGGGGTCCCGGTGCCCCACCGCCTGGTGAGGAGCCAGTAGAGGAGGCAGACGAGCCCCCTGAGGCCAGCGTGCCGGCAGAGGCATCCCGCACCCCGGCCGAGCGTCTCAGCCCCACGCCGAGCGAGGACATCAGGAACCCCGGCCGCTCGGGGGACTGGGGTATCCCCACCCCTGACCCGCTGCCCATCCCCACAGTGCCCCCGTCCCCCGAGCGGGCTGTGCCGACGGGTCGGGGCCGCTGGCGCTGGTCCCCGGAGCGCAAGCTGCAGCCGCAGCTCTCGCCCAGCCCCGGCGAGCTGGAGGGCTACGGCCAAGGGCCGGCGgcccccagctccccgccgccAGGCAGCGATGAGGCCGTCCTGCTGCCCTTCGCTGACCGCCGACGGTTCTTCGAGGAGAGCAGCcggcccgcgcagccccggcaTGGCAAGACCCCGGGGGGTGATCCTGGTGCCTTCCAGCCCCCGGGCCCTGATCGCCGCGACGCCCGCCGCCTCTCTGTGGAGCAGCCCTACTGCTCCCCATCGCCCGGCCAccctggctctgccagcccctACACCGAGCGCTGTCGGGAGCAGCCCCCCTGCTACAAGCCGCTGGGGAGGCCGGGGGAGCTGGAATACCTGCGGGGCTTCTCCTACCCCTACGGGGGTCCCCTGCACCCCGACCCTTGCCGCTACTGCGGGGGGGACCTGtgtcccccgccgctgccccgcagcCACACCTGCCgctgccacccccagccctgggcGCGCTGCCCCGACTGCTGCTGCCCGGCCCCCCACCCTGGGCGGGAGGAGAGTGATGCCTGGCCCCCCCGGAGAGCTTTTGCCCTG GAATTTCCTCTGGATGAGTGGGAACCGCCGGCGATAACCAGGAAAGCCAGCCAGTCCGTCAG tgagctctcCCACCACCAACTGGGCTTCCCGAGGCTCGGCCCCTTCCGCCCCTGCTTTGAGAATGCAGAGCCGGAGTGGCCACCCTGCTACCGGGCCACGTCCACGCACGACCTCTCGTGGGATGGTGACCGCCTGGCCCGCTCCCCCGAGAGCCCTCTGGACCCCCTGCATCGCCCACTGCGGGGAAGAGCCTTCTCTGAGAGCCACCTCAACCTGGAGCCTGCCAGTCCCAGGGCTCGCGACCGGAGGGACCTTGTCCGTGCCAAGCTGGACCCCTCCGGTGACCCCAGAAagaagccccccccccctccccgcccgcctcctCCGAACTGGGAGAAGTACAGGCAGCGCCGGATGTCCCAGCGCCTGCCAGATGGttctgggcacagctctgcctTCACCGGCCCGGTGCCAACCCGCAGCGTTGTTGAGGCCGTGCGCGAGCGGTCACAGAGCctcgctggggagcaggggggccaGCCCCGGGGACACGCTGCGTGCTCCCCTGCCCCGCTGGGCGCCTGGCCCCGACCCGAACCCGCCGGATCGCTCCGCAGGACGCCTGAGCCCGATGCTGGCAGCGCCGAGATTCGCAG GGCGGCGGCAGCCGGGGAGGAATGGCCAAGGGCGAAGCACCTctgggagaaggaggagcagCCCCAAAGGCTCGGCCGGAacccggagcggggctgggctggccccCGCGGGCTGGGTGAGTGCCCCGGCACCCCGGAGGCACCCAAGCCTGGCCCCAGAGCGGTGGCGGGGGCGAGCTGCCAGGGCAGCCGGCCCCAGGCCCGCCATGTGGACTCGGAGAAGCTGCCGTGGGACGTGGCGGGCAGGGAGCACTCCCTGGCTGGCATCCTGGCCCCCTCGGCCGCCCTCGCGGCCACCGCCACCGAGGTGATGGgcgagctgctggtggtgggcgaGCGGCAGGCCTGGCGGGAGCATTTCCAGCAGGACTGGCGCATGGAGGCCCTGGCGCAGGACAG gcaggGCTTCGAGCCCATCTCACCGCCCCCCGGGAGCACTGCCAactccagctcctgcccagcgTATTACGGGACGGCAGCCGGCAGAGCCGAGCCGCTCGGCAAGATGAAGGAGCTGCCAGAGGTGGTGGAGGGGagctcggaggaggaggaggtggaccGCGAGCTGGTGGAGAAGAAG CTGCAGCTGATCGAGAGCCTGAGCCGCAAGCTGGCGGTGCTGCGGGAGGCACAGCGGGGTCTGCAGGAGGACATCAGCGCCAACGGTGTGCTGGGCGAGGACGTGGCTGCCCGCCTGCAAGCCCTCTGCACGCCGGGGGAGTTCGACAAGTACCGCCTCTTCGTGGGCGACCTGGACAAGGTGGTCaacctcctgctctccctctcGGGGCGCCTGGCCCGGGTGGagaccgccctgggcagcctggggccgCACGCCCCCGCCGAGGACAAG GTGGCCCTGCAGGAGAAGCAGCGGCTGCTGGTGGCGCAGCTGGAGGACGCCAAGGAGCTGAAGGAGCACATGGGGCGGCGGGAGGAAGCGGTGGGCGCCATGGTGGCGCGGTACCTGCCCACCGAACACCTCCAGGACTACCAGCACTTCATCAAGATGAAGTCGGCCCTCATCGCCGAGcagcgggagctggaggagaagatCAAGCTGGGCCAGGAGCAGCTCCGCTGCCTGCGTGAGAGCCTTGGCCAGGCCCCGAAGAGCTGCTAg